TCGGAGCACCGGGCAGCAGCGTAGCGCCTCCCGCGTTCGCGGGCTTGCCGCCGGGCACGGAGTGCGATTACACGGCAGGGGGCGCCGGCGGCAAAGTCGTCTTCATCGTCTACGTCGACCCGAGCGCGGCGACAGCCAAGGAGACCTTTGCGAAGCTGACGCCCTATTATGGCGTCAAGTCGTCCCCGCCGCATCTCGGCGACACGGCGTACGTCGATCAGAGCAACGCGATCCACGTGCTCAAAGGCAAGGTCCGTTTCTACATCAACGTGACCCCAACGCCGTCGGACCGAGAACTGATAGAGCTGGCCGCCTGGGTCGCCGGCCAGCTCTAGCGAGGAACTGCGCGTATATCACGGAGTGGAGGATAGCGGGCTCGAACCGCTGACCTCATGCTTGCAAAGCACGCGCTCTACCAACTGAGCTAATCCCCCGAAGCCGCGTAGTTCAAGACGACGCGGCTTTTTCTTTTTCGAGCTCGCCTGGCTACAGGTGATCGGGGATATGATCGACCGCCCGCGAAACGTTCTCCCGCGCACCAGCGTTACGTTCAAAACGCTCTTTTCCAAGGGGGCATCCATATGGATCGGAACGTCGCCTTTGCCGCAGCCGTCTTCGCCTTTGCGCTTGGGGTCGTAGCCGCACGGCCGGCGGCGGCAACCGTGACCGCGGCGACCATAACCGCGACCACCCCGTCATTTTCCGGCAAGTGTCCGACCGCCGAAGCGTTCAAAGGCACGATCGCCGGCACGCCGGGCACGACACTCCAGTACAGTTTCAACCGCTACATCAATGGAGCGCAACAAGTCCAAAACGTCGGGGCGGCGACGATTCCATGGGGCGGCAGTATCGCGGTCAGCGACTCATTCAGCATCACAACCAGCAGTACCGGGGCGAACTTCGACCAGCTCTGGGTGCACAACATCGCGGGCGGCCAAGCGGACGTGTATTCGAACAAGGCCACCTTCGCCGTTGCCTGCGGTGCGGCGAACCCATACGGCGTGCTGCATCAGGCGAACTCGCTCGTCCGCCCGTTGATCACGCTGCACACCAAGTGGTGGGGTTGGCGCAAGTACGAGTACAAGTGGGTCGGCATGTCCACATATCAGCCGGAGGTCGGCACCGGGCCGTGCGCCGACCTGTGCACGGGCTGGGTGCACATCAAAAACGGCGACTCGTTCTACCTTTATCACTGGAACTTCTATCTGCGGTCGGCCTTGCTTTTCGACCAAGCCGCCATCTCCGGCGCGCACGTGGGCAAAGCCACCCTGACCATCAAGCCGACCACCGGCGAGATGGCGTGCTTCGGCGGCATCGGCCGCGCCACGGTCAGCTGGATCGGTGGCAGCAACGACTTCACCGCCCCGTATCCGGTCGACGCCGATTTCTCGGCGCCGGTGGTCCAGCAAACCGCGTCCACCTTCACATTCGATGTGACCCCGATCGTGCAAGGGTGGGCCAGCGGCGCTACGACCAACAACGGCTTCGTCTTGCGTGGCAGGAGCGAGGACAATGGCTCGAACGGCAACGACAGCTGCACAGTCGATTTCGCCACTGACGGGGTGCTCACGATCACGCAGATGTAAGACCGCTCCGCGGCAGGGCGCCCCGGTTTGCCGGAGAACCATCGGAACTTCGCGAAATCCGCGCGTGCGGGCGATTAGCTCAGGTGGTTAGAGCGCATCCCTGATAAGGATGAGGTCCGAGGTTCGAGTCCTCGATCGCCCACCAATCAGTAACCCGATCCGGCGGGCGTAGCGCTCATTCCCGAGGATCCGCCTGGCGTTGCGCTCGACGGGATGTCGCCGCAGGCGACGTACGTCTGGATCGCAGCGGCGGACTCGTGGATGTTGATCGCCATCGTGCCCGCTTGGAGCTGCGCCAGCGATACGTCCACGACCGTGCTCGATTTGCCGCCCGTCACCGCGGTCAACGGATATGACGGCTTCGGATTCAGCGTCTTGCACGGGCCCTTGTGGATGTGCGCCGGCTCGACCGCGCCATCAGGCTCGCCCTTGAGGCTGATGTCCACTTTGGTCTTGCCGTCCGAGGTCGGCGTGAGCGTTGCGACGCCCGTCTGGTTGGAACCGTTTTGAGCCGCGATCGGCACCGTCACTGAACCCATTTGATCTGCGAAAGCAGGCCATGCGGCGACAGCGATGATGACTGCGGCTGCCGGGAGAAGTGCTCGTTTCATAGTGGGACCTCCAAGGAAGGCGTAACGGGGGCTCCCGAGGTTGGCGAGAGACCCCCGCTTTGCCTATTGGCCGCGGATCAGGCCGATCCACTCCTTGGTGATCTTATCGTCGATCTTGCGCTCGGCCATGTCGAGGTCCTCGAGCATGCTGCGCTCGCGCATGCTCTCGGAGCGATCTGCAACAGCTTCATTGAAGACCTCACTGCGGTTGTCGAGCGCCTCCTGATGCTGCATCTCGCGCGCCTGCAGCAGCAGTTGATTGGTCTCGTCCATCTGGATCATCGCTTGCTGTGCGACGTCGATGCCCTTTGAGGTCACGAGCGACATCACCGTGCCGACCAGTGGTAGCCACGCCATGGCGGTCCTCCTCGGGGCTTGCAACCGCCCCGCTTCTTAGGGCTTGTTGTCACACCCGGCGGTGGACTGTCTAGGTCCCGTATGATATAGTAGCCTTTGGCGCACGTGGCCGATTGCGGGACAGAAGTCGCCGAAGCATTGGCCGGGCAGCGCGAGAGAGGACCCCAGTGAGAGAGAAGATCCACCCCAAGTGGCATACTGCCACCGTCGTGTGCGCGTGCGGCCACACCTTCCAAACCGGCTCAACGCTTGAAAAACTGCATGTCGAGATCTGCTCGAACTGCCATCCGTTTTTCACGGGTAAGCAGAAGTTCGTCGACACGGAAGGTCGCGTCGAGAAATTCGTGACCAAGTACGGCGCAGTCGAGAGCCAAAAATCCAAGAAAGCCAAAGCTGCAGCCGAGGCCAAGAAAGTCAAAGACGCCGCCGATGCTGCGGCAGCCGAGGCGGCCAAAGCCGCTGCCGTCGCGGCCGCGGAGCAAGCCGCGCGCGAAGCCGCCGAGAGCTCGGCGCGAGAGGCCGAGCACAAGCGCAAGCACGAGGCGGAAACCGCCAAGCGCGAGACTGCTGCGCAGGCGCAGCGCGCCGCGGAAGAAACGCGCAAAGCAGAAGAAGCGCGCAAGCAGCACGAGGCCGCGAAAGCGCAAGAGCTGCAGGCGGCCGCGCAAAGCGCGGCGCACGAAGCCGTTCACGGCGCAGCCGCAACAGATGCGAGCGTAGAGGCCGTCGAGACGCCGGAAATCGAGGCCGCACCGGTCGCACAGCCGGCGGCAGCCGCTGCCGTCACGCTGGAAGACGTCGAAGCCGCTAAGCCGAAAATAGCCAAGCGCGCTCCGGCAAAAGCGAAGACGGCGACGAAATCGGCCAAGACGAAGGCGACCGCGGCGACCGAAGCGCCCAAGAAGGTGAAGGCCGCTGCCAAGAAGACCACGGAGACCAAAGCGAAGAAACCCGCCGCGAAAGGCAAGACGGCGAAGTCGAAGTAGCGCGCGTGCGCGCCGCGCGCTGCGACCGGCTTCGTAAGCGTCGTTATGGATACCACTCCACAAGGGTTGCCCGCACGCCTGGGCGCGATCCAAAAGCGTTTTGACGAGATAAACGCCCGGCTCGAGGCGCTCACCTCCGCCTTCGATCCGCAAGAGAACAAGAAGCTGTCCAAGGAGCGCGCGGCGCTCGAGCCGATCATC
Above is a window of Candidatus Eremiobacteraceae bacterium DNA encoding:
- a CDS encoding DNRLRE domain-containing protein codes for the protein MDRNVAFAAAVFAFALGVVAARPAAATVTAATITATTPSFSGKCPTAEAFKGTIAGTPGTTLQYSFNRYINGAQQVQNVGAATIPWGGSIAVSDSFSITTSSTGANFDQLWVHNIAGGQADVYSNKATFAVACGAANPYGVLHQANSLVRPLITLHTKWWGWRKYEYKWVGMSTYQPEVGTGPCADLCTGWVHIKNGDSFYLYHWNFYLRSALLFDQAAISGAHVGKATLTIKPTTGEMACFGGIGRATVSWIGGSNDFTAPYPVDADFSAPVVQQTASTFTFDVTPIVQGWASGATTNNGFVLRGRSEDNGSNGNDSCTVDFATDGVLTITQM